A genome region from Pseudomonas pergaminensis includes the following:
- a CDS encoding GlxA family transcriptional regulator: MSKTVAILIFPGVQSLDVTGPMDVFCEANRFLPPQDHYQLEVVGFSHGNMAASNGLSLQAHRHYSEALQAYDLLLVAGGPRLPFEDFGAQFDDWLRGATARAQRFGSICNGAFMLARAGLLDGKTVTTHWNDAADLARLCPTAQVEADRLYVQDGNLYTSAGVTAGIDLSLYLLAQDHGPEVALSVAKRLVVFTQRSGGQSQFSPFLTPHAEPTSAVALVQLYVLANLTGDLTIADLAKAANMSARNFSRVFAREARITPAEFVERARVDAARVMLESSPAPLKTVAYQCGFRDAQHMRSVFNRRLGVTPQQFRLNFAAPV, from the coding sequence ATGAGCAAAACCGTCGCCATCCTGATCTTCCCCGGCGTCCAGTCACTGGATGTGACCGGCCCCATGGATGTTTTCTGCGAAGCCAACCGCTTTCTGCCGCCGCAAGACCATTACCAATTGGAAGTTGTCGGCTTCAGCCACGGCAACATGGCGGCTTCCAACGGCCTGTCATTGCAGGCCCACCGGCACTACAGCGAAGCGCTTCAGGCCTACGACCTGCTGCTGGTAGCCGGCGGCCCGCGCTTACCCTTCGAGGACTTTGGCGCTCAGTTCGATGATTGGCTGCGTGGCGCCACGGCGCGGGCGCAGCGCTTCGGCTCGATCTGCAACGGCGCCTTCATGCTGGCCCGCGCCGGGCTGCTGGATGGGAAAACCGTGACCACTCACTGGAACGATGCCGCCGACCTGGCCCGCCTGTGCCCCACCGCTCAGGTCGAGGCCGACCGCCTCTACGTGCAGGACGGCAACCTCTACACCTCGGCGGGGGTCACGGCGGGTATCGACCTGTCGTTGTACCTGCTGGCCCAGGACCACGGCCCGGAAGTCGCGTTGAGCGTGGCCAAGCGCTTGGTGGTGTTCACCCAGCGTTCGGGCGGGCAGTCGCAGTTCAGTCCGTTTCTGACGCCCCACGCCGAACCCACATCGGCGGTGGCGCTGGTGCAGTTGTACGTGTTGGCGAACCTGACCGGGGACCTGACCATTGCCGACCTGGCCAAGGCGGCCAATATGAGCGCACGCAATTTCTCCCGGGTGTTTGCCCGTGAGGCGCGGATCACGCCGGCGGAGTTTGTCGAGCGGGCGCGGGTGGACGCGGCGCGGGTGATGCTCGAAAGCAGCCCTGCACCGCTCAAGACCGTGGCCTATCAATGCGGGTTTCGCGACGCCCAGCACATGCGCAGTGTGTTCAACCGCCGGCTGGGTGTGACGCCGCAACAGTTCCGGCTTAACTTTGCGGCGCCGGTTTGA
- a CDS encoding phospholipase BipL: MPVTFDPDHLRESLRPLVDAQPLSAEARVYQRFYGLDQAVSRLGRFEVEGFEVVAQVWWPTTPVATMFMFHGFYDHMGLYRHVVKWALEQGFVVIACDLPGHGLSSGVRASIDDFAVYQQVVNALFTQAQALQLPQPWHLFGQSTGGAVVVDHLLNHGADSPAQGKTFLLSPLVRPRAWGWSQVSYYLLRPFVKGIARRFSENTHDPAFKPFLEADPLQPRQLPTAWVGALARWIKRIEAAPRSARRPLIVQGEEDMTVDWQHNLQVLRGKFDQPEVLMLPRGRHHLANEIPEIREQYFRYLTDHLR; encoded by the coding sequence ATGCCTGTCACCTTTGACCCCGATCATCTGCGCGAAAGCCTGCGACCCCTGGTGGATGCGCAACCGCTCAGCGCCGAGGCTCGGGTCTACCAGCGTTTTTACGGTCTGGACCAGGCCGTAAGCCGTCTGGGGCGTTTCGAGGTGGAAGGTTTTGAGGTGGTGGCGCAGGTGTGGTGGCCGACCACGCCGGTGGCGACGATGTTCATGTTTCACGGCTTCTACGACCACATGGGGCTGTACCGCCATGTGGTGAAGTGGGCGCTGGAGCAGGGCTTCGTGGTGATAGCCTGCGATTTACCGGGGCACGGCCTGTCCAGTGGCGTACGTGCCAGCATCGATGATTTTGCGGTGTATCAACAGGTGGTGAATGCGCTGTTCACCCAGGCGCAAGCGCTGCAACTGCCGCAACCCTGGCACCTGTTCGGGCAAAGCACCGGCGGCGCGGTGGTGGTGGATCACCTGCTCAACCATGGCGCCGACAGCCCGGCCCAAGGCAAGACTTTCCTGTTGTCACCCCTGGTGCGGCCACGGGCCTGGGGCTGGTCGCAAGTCAGCTATTACCTGTTGCGCCCGTTCGTCAAAGGCATTGCGCGGCGATTCAGCGAGAACACCCACGATCCGGCGTTCAAGCCGTTCCTGGAAGCCGACCCGCTGCAGCCGCGCCAACTGCCGACCGCCTGGGTCGGTGCCTTGGCGCGCTGGATCAAACGCATCGAAGCTGCACCGCGCAGTGCCCGGCGGCCGCTGATCGTTCAAGGTGAGGAAGACATGACGGTGGACTGGCAGCACAACCTGCAGGTGTTGCGCGGCAAGTTCGACCAGCCCGAGGTGTTGATGTTGCCGCGTGGCAGGCATCACCTGGCCAATGAGATTCCGGAGATTCGTGAGCAGTACTTCCGGTATCTCACTGACCACCTGCGGTAA
- a CDS encoding AraC family transcriptional regulator, whose amino-acid sequence MNSIDTLIALANLRGSLDLRCQFQGDWALEHAPENLGVAPYHIVLSGICRAQLSGGQQVTLEEGDILLMPGGATHLLRSQGARIRPMQPRVIEGGVLKVHRLGGDQPDVDMLCGSFHYNRQSLLFGALPEYLVVSSREWQADGQLAALIALLRSEADGEQIGARSFIDALSSALFTLILRAWLNRQAPVAGTFALLADKRLSQAWQAMLADPGHDWTIDSLATAATMSRATFMRAFVKVAGVSPWVLLTQLRMELAFNLLRQSRLSLLDIAAQVGYQSQAAFSKKFKETYGEAPGRVRAR is encoded by the coding sequence ATGAATTCGATCGACACCCTTATCGCGCTGGCCAACCTGCGCGGCAGCCTGGATTTGCGTTGCCAGTTCCAGGGCGACTGGGCGCTGGAGCATGCGCCCGAGAATCTCGGTGTGGCGCCGTATCACATCGTGCTCAGTGGTATCTGCCGCGCGCAATTGTCGGGCGGGCAACAGGTGACGCTGGAGGAGGGTGACATCCTGCTGATGCCTGGTGGCGCCACGCACTTGCTGCGCAGCCAGGGCGCGAGGATCAGGCCGATGCAGCCTCGGGTGATCGAAGGCGGCGTACTCAAGGTGCACCGCCTGGGCGGTGACCAGCCGGATGTGGACATGCTCTGCGGCAGCTTTCACTACAACCGCCAATCGCTGTTGTTCGGTGCGTTGCCGGAGTACCTGGTGGTATCCAGCCGCGAATGGCAGGCCGATGGTCAATTGGCTGCGTTGATTGCGTTGCTGCGCAGCGAAGCGGACGGCGAACAAATCGGCGCACGTTCGTTCATCGATGCACTCTCTTCAGCGCTGTTCACCCTGATCCTGCGTGCCTGGCTGAACCGCCAGGCGCCAGTTGCCGGCACCTTCGCGCTGCTCGCCGACAAGCGCCTGAGCCAGGCCTGGCAGGCGATGCTCGCCGATCCCGGGCACGACTGGACCATCGACAGCCTGGCCACCGCCGCGACGATGTCGCGCGCTACGTTCATGCGCGCGTTTGTAAAAGTGGCGGGCGTATCGCCCTGGGTGTTACTGACCCAGTTGCGCATGGAGTTGGCATTCAACCTGCTGCGCCAGTCACGCCTGAGCCTGTTGGATATCGCCGCCCAGGTGGGTTACCAGTCCCAGGCGGCGTTCAGCAAGAAATTCAAGGAAACCTATGGGGAGGCGCCGGGCCGGGTGCGGGCACGGTAG
- a CDS encoding ABC transporter permease subunit has product MNMKKLKRRLQRITPSGRHAVIGIPFLWLFLFFMLPFFIVLKISFAEADVAIPPYTEIYTFVEQKLQLVLNLANYAMLGDDELYIAAYLGSLKMAFFSTVLCLLIGYPMAYAIASARKEMQTVLVLLIMMPTWTAILIRVYAWMGILSNNGLLNGFLMSIGLINEPLQILNTNIAVYIGVVYSYLPFMILPLYANLVKHDQSLLEAASDLGSSTFNSFWKITVPLSKNGIIAGCMLVFIPVVGEFVIPELLGGPETLMIGKVLWQEFFNNRDWPVASALAVVMLAILIVPIILFNRSQAKEMEGKI; this is encoded by the coding sequence ATGAACATGAAGAAGCTCAAGCGCCGCCTGCAACGAATAACGCCCAGTGGCCGTCATGCGGTCATTGGCATTCCCTTCCTGTGGCTGTTCCTGTTCTTCATGCTGCCGTTCTTCATCGTCCTGAAGATCAGCTTTGCCGAAGCCGACGTAGCGATCCCGCCCTACACCGAGATCTACACCTTCGTTGAGCAGAAACTGCAGTTGGTGCTCAACCTGGCCAACTACGCGATGCTCGGCGACGACGAGTTGTACATCGCCGCGTACCTGGGCTCGCTGAAAATGGCGTTCTTCAGCACAGTGTTGTGCCTGTTGATCGGCTACCCGATGGCCTACGCCATCGCCAGTGCGCGCAAAGAGATGCAGACCGTGCTGGTGCTGCTGATCATGATGCCGACCTGGACCGCGATCCTGATCCGCGTGTATGCGTGGATGGGCATTCTCAGCAACAACGGTTTGCTCAATGGCTTCCTGATGTCCATCGGGTTGATCAACGAGCCGCTGCAGATCCTCAACACCAACATCGCGGTGTATATCGGCGTGGTCTATTCGTACCTGCCGTTCATGATCCTGCCGCTGTACGCCAACCTTGTTAAGCACGACCAGAGCCTGCTGGAAGCTGCATCGGACCTGGGTTCGAGCACCTTCAACAGTTTCTGGAAGATCACCGTGCCGCTGTCCAAGAACGGCATCATCGCCGGCTGCATGCTGGTGTTCATCCCGGTGGTGGGTGAGTTTGTGATCCCGGAACTGCTGGGCGGCCCGGAAACCCTGATGATCGGTAAAGTGTTGTGGCAAGAATTCTTCAACAACCGTGACTGGCCGGTGGCCTCTGCCTTGGCGGTGGTGATGCTGGCGATCCTGATCGTGCCGATCATCCTGTTCAACCGCAGCCAAGCCAAAGAGATGGAGGGCAAGATATGA
- a CDS encoding HD domain-containing protein, with amino-acid sequence MSTTIAGIQIPDSALAKATTEYIRDVESDLLYHHSRRVFLFGALSGERKQLAYNPELLYVGAMFHDLGLVEGHRSDNERFEVDGANAAAAFLKPYGLTDDDIEQVWLSIALHTTPGVPQHLRPTVALVTAGVEMDVLGIDYAAFSTVQREAVVHAHPRGEGFKECIICAFADGLRHRPQTTFGNVKTDVLVDQEPGFKPMNFVEVIRKSPWTA; translated from the coding sequence ATGAGCACCACCATCGCCGGCATCCAGATCCCGGACAGCGCACTGGCCAAGGCCACCACCGAATATATCCGCGACGTCGAATCCGACCTGCTCTACCACCATTCCCGCCGGGTGTTCCTGTTCGGTGCGTTGAGCGGTGAACGCAAGCAACTCGCCTATAACCCGGAACTGCTCTACGTCGGCGCGATGTTCCACGACCTGGGCCTGGTGGAAGGTCATCGCAGTGACAACGAACGCTTTGAAGTCGACGGCGCCAACGCGGCAGCCGCGTTCCTCAAGCCCTATGGGCTGACCGATGACGATATCGAACAGGTGTGGCTGTCCATCGCCTTGCACACCACGCCGGGTGTACCGCAGCATTTGCGCCCGACCGTGGCACTGGTAACCGCCGGTGTAGAGATGGACGTGCTGGGCATCGACTACGCCGCGTTCAGCACCGTGCAGCGCGAAGCCGTGGTGCATGCGCATCCACGCGGTGAAGGGTTCAAGGAGTGCATCATCTGCGCGTTTGCCGACGGCTTGCGCCATCGTCCGCAGACCACGTTTGGCAACGTGAAGACGGATGTGCTGGTGGATCAGGAGCCGGGGTTCAAGCCGATGAATTTTGTCGAGGTGATCCGCAAGTCTCCCTGGACTGCATAG
- a CDS encoding ABC transporter ATP-binding protein, translating into MAVASGAYKKALEGDQTPKKVLVKIDRVTKKFDETIAVDDVSLEIKKGEIFALLGGSGSGKSTLLRMLAGFERPTEGRIYLDGVDITDMPPYERPINMMFQSYALFPHMTVAQNIAFGLQQDKIPKAEVDARVAEMLKLVQMSQYAKRKPHQLSGGQRQRVALARSLAKRPKLLLLDEPMGALDKKLRSQMQLELVEIIERVGVTCVMVTHDQEEAMTMAERIAIMHLGWIAQIGSPIDIYETPTSRLVCEFIGNVNIFDTQVVDDAEGHAVLKCPDLDRDIYVGYGIATSVEDKSVTYAIRPEKLLVTTEMPTCEHNWSSGKVHDIAYLGGHSVFYVELPSGKLVQSFVANAERRGQRPTWGDQVYVWWEDDSGVVLRS; encoded by the coding sequence ATGGCAGTTGCCTCCGGCGCCTATAAGAAAGCCCTCGAGGGCGACCAGACACCGAAAAAGGTGCTGGTCAAAATCGACCGGGTCACGAAGAAGTTCGACGAGACGATTGCCGTGGACGATGTGTCCCTGGAAATCAAGAAAGGCGAGATCTTCGCCTTGCTCGGCGGTTCGGGTTCGGGCAAGTCCACCTTGCTGCGCATGCTCGCAGGTTTCGAGCGCCCGACTGAGGGCCGCATCTACCTCGACGGTGTGGACATCACTGACATGCCGCCCTATGAGCGGCCGATCAACATGATGTTCCAGTCCTACGCCTTGTTCCCACACATGACTGTGGCGCAGAACATCGCGTTCGGCCTGCAACAGGACAAGATCCCCAAGGCCGAGGTCGACGCCCGCGTGGCCGAGATGCTCAAGCTGGTGCAGATGAGCCAGTACGCCAAGCGCAAGCCGCACCAATTGTCCGGTGGCCAGCGCCAGCGTGTGGCCCTGGCCCGTTCCCTGGCCAAGCGCCCGAAACTGCTGCTGCTCGATGAACCCATGGGCGCCCTCGACAAGAAGCTGCGTTCGCAGATGCAGCTGGAACTGGTGGAGATCATTGAGCGCGTCGGCGTGACCTGCGTGATGGTGACCCACGACCAGGAAGAGGCCATGACCATGGCCGAGCGCATCGCGATCATGCACCTGGGCTGGATCGCGCAGATCGGCAGCCCGATCGACATCTACGAAACGCCTACCAGCCGCCTGGTATGCGAGTTCATCGGTAACGTCAACATCTTCGACACCCAGGTGGTCGATGACGCCGAAGGCCATGCGGTGCTCAAGTGCCCGGACCTGGACCGCGACATCTACGTGGGCTACGGCATCGCCACGTCGGTGGAAGACAAGTCGGTGACCTACGCGATTCGCCCGGAAAAACTGCTGGTCACCACCGAAATGCCGACCTGCGAGCACAACTGGTCCAGCGGCAAGGTGCACGACATCGCCTACCTGGGCGGCCACTCGGTGTTCTACGTGGAGCTGCCGAGCGGCAAGCTGGTGCAGTCCTTCGTGGCCAACGCCGAACGCCGTGGCCAGCGGCCGACCTGGGGTGACCAGGTGTACGTATGGTGGGAAGACGACAGCGGCGTGGTACTTCGCTCATGA
- a CDS encoding carboxymuconolactone decarboxylase family protein, with translation MFNNWSDLLPTVKKAFGALGKSNPKMVKAYMALGEAAEENNVLDAKTRELISIAVAITTRCDGCIGVHADAAIKAGATREEVAATLATAISLNAGAAYIYSLRALEAYDTLKPAPQS, from the coding sequence ATGTTCAATAACTGGTCCGACTTGCTGCCTACCGTGAAGAAAGCTTTTGGCGCGCTGGGCAAGAGCAACCCGAAGATGGTCAAAGCCTACATGGCGCTGGGCGAGGCTGCCGAGGAAAACAACGTACTCGACGCCAAGACCCGTGAGCTGATTTCCATCGCCGTGGCCATCACCACCCGCTGCGACGGTTGCATCGGCGTGCATGCTGACGCCGCAATCAAGGCCGGCGCGACCCGCGAAGAGGTTGCCGCCACATTGGCCACCGCGATTTCGCTGAATGCCGGCGCGGCATACATCTACTCGCTGCGCGCGCTGGAAGCCTACGACACGCTCAAACCGGCGCCGCAAAGTTAA
- a CDS encoding DUF6436 domain-containing protein → MRQPYRTALFASLILVICAGVLWAAYDWFQGRYLRAFSEHTAVFSGDPLTLPAYLAGPGPIRLVHFWDPACPCNVGNQQHLGELIEQYAPQGVEFYALQKPGSHSQLPDNLRTMKTLTALPGADQVPASPAVGIWDRSGKLAYFGPYSEGLTCNSSNSFIEPILKAVEAGREVNATHTLAVGCYCSWPKGS, encoded by the coding sequence ATGCGACAGCCCTACCGCACCGCCCTGTTCGCCAGCCTGATCCTGGTTATCTGCGCCGGCGTGCTGTGGGCGGCGTATGACTGGTTCCAGGGCCGCTACCTGCGCGCCTTCAGCGAACACACGGCGGTGTTTTCCGGTGACCCACTCACACTGCCTGCCTACCTCGCCGGCCCCGGCCCGATCCGCCTGGTGCACTTCTGGGACCCGGCCTGCCCCTGCAACGTCGGCAACCAGCAGCACCTGGGTGAATTGATCGAGCAATATGCCCCCCAGGGCGTCGAGTTCTATGCCCTGCAAAAGCCCGGCAGCCACAGCCAACTGCCCGACAACCTGCGCACGATGAAAACACTCACCGCCCTGCCCGGCGCCGACCAAGTGCCGGCCAGCCCGGCCGTGGGGATCTGGGATCGCAGCGGCAAGCTTGCGTATTTCGGGCCCTACAGCGAGGGCCTCACGTGCAACTCCAGTAACAGTTTTATCGAGCCGATCTTGAAAGCCGTTGAAGCAGGACGCGAGGTGAATGCCACGCACACCCTGGCGGTGGGCTGCTATTGTTCGTGGCCAAAAGGCTCGTAA
- a CDS encoding penicillin acylase family protein, with amino-acid sequence MKRVLQVLAVLVVLVALGAGAYVYSKQPTRQGTVTLANLQGSVTVRYDDRGVPHIRAENETDLYRALGYVHAQDRLFQMEIMRRLARGELAEVLGPKVLETDKLFRSLRIRDRAATYVAQLDPESAHWKALQAYLDGINQYQDSHARPMEFDVLGIPKRPFTAEDTISVAGYMAYSFAAAFRTEPLLTYVRDQLGSDYLKVFDLDWQPKGALNLAASDWQTLGAIASLSEQALADNGLPQFEGSNAWAISGNRTKSGKPLLAGDPHIRFSVPSVWYEAQLSAPGFELYGYHNALVPVAFLGHNLDFGWSLTMFQNDDLDLIAEKVNPDNPNQVWYHDQWVDMTSTEQQIAVKGQAPVTLTLRQSPHGPIINDVLGENAGKTPIAMWWAFLDTQNPILEGFYQLNRADTLVKARAAAAKVSAPGLNIVWANAKGDIGWWAAAQLPIRPAGVNAGFILDGSSAQADKLGFYPFSANPQEENPARGYVVSANAQPASPTGMEIPGYYNLADRGQQLNAQLSDKSVKWDVNNSQALQLGTTTAFGPRLLAPLLPVLREGVKDPAQLKLVEQLASWKGDYPLDSTSATLFNQFLFNLADAAFHPKLGDGMFKTLLSTRVIDAALPRLAAAPDSPWWDGKRSQTVKLAWDNSLAHLKATFGDDPSQWQWGKAHPLTHGHPLGSQKPLDLIVNVGPFPAPGTHEVPNNQSANIGPAPWPVTYGPSTRRLIDFADVAHALTINPVGQSGVPFDKHYGDQAETYIEGGYEQAHFSDEEVTANTRGTLKLLPAR; translated from the coding sequence ATGAAGCGCGTCTTGCAGGTTCTCGCGGTTCTGGTGGTACTGGTCGCCCTTGGCGCCGGCGCGTACGTCTACAGCAAGCAACCCACCCGCCAGGGCACGGTGACCCTGGCCAACCTGCAAGGCTCGGTCACGGTGCGCTACGACGACCGGGGCGTGCCGCACATTCGTGCCGAGAACGAAACCGACCTGTACCGCGCCCTGGGCTATGTGCACGCCCAGGACCGCCTGTTCCAGATGGAGATCATGCGGCGCCTGGCCCGTGGCGAGCTGGCCGAGGTGCTCGGCCCCAAGGTGCTGGAGACCGACAAGCTGTTCCGCAGCCTGCGCATTCGCGACCGCGCGGCCACCTATGTGGCGCAGCTGGACCCTGAGTCGGCGCACTGGAAGGCCCTGCAGGCCTATCTGGACGGGATCAACCAGTATCAGGACAGCCACGCCCGCCCGATGGAGTTCGACGTGCTGGGCATCCCCAAGCGGCCGTTCACCGCCGAAGACACCATCAGTGTCGCCGGGTACATGGCCTACAGCTTTGCCGCCGCGTTTCGTACCGAGCCTTTGCTGACCTACGTACGCGACCAGTTGGGCAGCGACTACCTGAAAGTCTTCGACCTCGACTGGCAACCCAAGGGCGCCCTCAACCTGGCTGCCAGCGATTGGCAGACCCTCGGCGCCATTGCCTCGCTGAGCGAGCAGGCCCTGGCCGACAACGGCCTGCCACAGTTCGAAGGCAGCAACGCCTGGGCCATCAGCGGCAACCGCACCAAGAGCGGAAAACCGTTGCTGGCCGGTGACCCGCATATCCGTTTCTCGGTGCCGTCGGTATGGTACGAGGCGCAGCTGTCGGCGCCGGGGTTTGAGCTGTACGGCTACCACAATGCGCTGGTGCCGGTGGCGTTCCTGGGGCACAACCTGGACTTCGGCTGGAGCCTGACCATGTTCCAGAACGATGACCTCGACCTCATCGCCGAGAAGGTCAACCCGGACAACCCCAACCAGGTCTGGTACCACGACCAGTGGGTCGACATGACCAGCACCGAGCAACAGATTGCGGTGAAGGGCCAGGCACCGGTGACATTGACCCTGCGCCAATCCCCCCACGGCCCGATCATCAATGACGTGCTGGGCGAAAACGCCGGCAAGACGCCGATTGCCATGTGGTGGGCGTTCCTCGACACCCAGAACCCGATCCTCGAAGGCTTCTACCAGCTCAACCGCGCCGACACCCTGGTCAAGGCGCGCGCAGCGGCAGCCAAAGTGTCTGCGCCTGGGTTGAACATCGTGTGGGCAAATGCCAAGGGTGATATCGGCTGGTGGGCGGCGGCGCAGTTACCGATCCGTCCGGCTGGGGTCAACGCCGGGTTTATCCTCGACGGCAGCAGCGCCCAGGCCGACAAGCTGGGCTTCTACCCCTTCAGCGCCAACCCGCAGGAAGAGAACCCGGCGCGCGGTTACGTGGTGTCGGCCAATGCCCAACCGGCCTCGCCTACCGGCATGGAGATCCCCGGTTATTACAACCTGGCCGACCGTGGCCAGCAGCTCAACGCGCAACTGAGCGACAAGAGCGTGAAGTGGGACGTGAACAACAGCCAGGCCTTGCAGCTGGGCACCACCACCGCTTTCGGCCCGCGCCTGCTGGCGCCGCTGTTGCCGGTGCTGCGTGAGGGGGTCAAGGACCCGGCCCAATTGAAACTGGTGGAGCAGCTTGCAAGCTGGAAGGGTGACTACCCGCTGGACTCCACCAGCGCCACGCTGTTCAACCAATTCCTGTTCAACCTGGCCGATGCCGCCTTCCATCCGAAGCTGGGCGACGGCATGTTCAAGACCCTGCTCAGCACCCGCGTGATCGACGCCGCGCTGCCACGCCTGGCCGCCGCGCCGGATTCGCCGTGGTGGGACGGCAAGCGTTCGCAAACCGTCAAGCTTGCCTGGGACAACAGCCTCGCGCACCTCAAGGCCACCTTCGGTGATGACCCGAGCCAATGGCAGTGGGGCAAGGCCCACCCCCTGACCCACGGCCACCCCCTAGGCTCGCAGAAGCCGTTGGACCTGATCGTCAACGTCGGTCCGTTCCCGGCACCCGGCACCCACGAAGTGCCGAACAACCAGTCCGCCAACATCGGCCCGGCACCGTGGCCCGTCACCTACGGGCCTTCTACCCGCCGCCTGATCGACTTCGCCGACGTGGCCCACGCCCTGACCATCAACCCGGTCGGGCAAAGTGGCGTGCCGTTCGACAAGCACTATGGCGACCAGGCAGAGACCTACATCGAAGGCGGCTATGAGCAGGCGCATTTCAGCGATGAGGAAGTGACGGCGAATACGCGCGGCACACTGAAACTGCTACCCGCCAGATGA
- a CDS encoding ABC transporter permease subunit, with translation MKRFSFSSFMLVAGLLFIYLPMLILVIYSFNESKLVTVWGGWSIKWYVGLLDNTQLMGSVARSLEIACYTAVAAVALGTLAAFVLTRISQFKGRTLFGGLVTAPLVMPEVITGLSLLLLFVAMAQMIGWPQERGIVTIWIAHTTFCAAYVAVVVSARLRELDLSIEEAAMDLGARPWKVFFLITIPMIAPSLAAGGMMSFALSLDDLVLASFVSGPGSTTLPMEVFSAVRLGVKPEINAVASLILLAVSLVTFLVWFFSRRAEEHRKKAIQQAIEEAAADGWQQPDKRRAPAPV, from the coding sequence ATGAAGCGCTTCAGTTTCTCGAGTTTCATGCTGGTGGCGGGGTTGTTGTTCATCTACCTGCCGATGCTGATCCTGGTGATCTACTCGTTCAACGAATCCAAACTGGTGACGGTGTGGGGCGGTTGGTCGATCAAGTGGTACGTGGGCCTGCTGGACAACACCCAGTTGATGGGCTCGGTGGCACGCTCCCTGGAAATCGCCTGCTACACGGCGGTGGCCGCAGTGGCCCTGGGTACGTTGGCGGCGTTCGTGCTGACGCGCATCAGCCAGTTCAAGGGCCGCACGCTGTTTGGTGGCCTGGTGACTGCGCCGCTGGTCATGCCGGAAGTGATCACGGGGCTGTCGCTGTTGCTGCTGTTCGTGGCCATGGCGCAGATGATCGGTTGGCCCCAGGAGCGTGGCATCGTCACCATCTGGATCGCCCATACCACCTTCTGTGCGGCGTATGTGGCGGTGGTGGTGTCGGCGCGTCTGCGTGAGCTGGACCTGTCGATCGAAGAGGCGGCGATGGACCTGGGGGCGCGGCCGTGGAAGGTGTTCTTCCTGATCACCATCCCGATGATCGCGCCGTCGCTGGCGGCGGGCGGCATGATGTCGTTCGCACTGTCGCTGGATGATTTGGTACTGGCAAGTTTCGTGTCGGGCCCTGGCTCGACCACCTTGCCGATGGAAGTGTTCTCGGCGGTGCGCCTTGGGGTCAAACCCGAGATCAACGCCGTGGCCAGCCTGATCCTGCTGGCGGTGTCGCTGGTGACGTTCCTGGTGTGGTTCTTCAGCCGCCGTGCCGAAGAGCACCGCAAGAAAGCCATCCAGCAAGCCATTGAAGAAGCCGCCGCCGATGGCTGGCAGCAGCCGGACAAGCGTCGGGCACCTGCACCGGTCTAA